One window from the genome of Mumia sp. ZJ1417 encodes:
- a CDS encoding FxsA family protein: MTVRRGVAATFLLLPVIEIALAVAVSSWIGVGATIISLMALSLVGIVVIRETGRRGWQDLRLAARDGVPPEGGSGRGLTMLVGFLFAVPGYLTAVAGALLLLPPVRKAVRTRSRRWAERQGTWVVSEQFQRRTSGHATSPTVVQGEVVDD, from the coding sequence ATGACGGTACGTCGAGGAGTCGCGGCGACGTTCTTGCTGCTGCCCGTCATCGAGATCGCGCTCGCCGTCGCGGTGAGCAGCTGGATCGGCGTCGGAGCCACCATCATCTCGCTCATGGCGCTGTCGCTCGTGGGCATCGTCGTGATCCGCGAGACCGGACGCCGAGGCTGGCAGGACCTGCGTCTGGCCGCTCGCGACGGCGTTCCGCCCGAGGGAGGCAGCGGCCGCGGTCTGACGATGCTCGTGGGCTTCCTGTTCGCGGTGCCTGGTTACCTCACGGCGGTCGCGGGCGCGCTGCTGCTGCTCCCGCCGGTCCGCAAGGCGGTGCGCACGCGCAGCCGTCGCTGGGCCGAGCGTCAGGGCACGTGGGTCGTGAGCGAGCAGTTCCAGCGCCGTACGAGCGGGCATGCGACCTCGCCCACCGTCGTCCAGGGCGAGGTCGTCGACGACTGA